From the genome of Gracilibacillus salitolerans, one region includes:
- a CDS encoding ABC transporter ATP-binding protein has protein sequence MLKVEKLSYTLPNRKTLFRDISLTLAKGEIVGLSGASGVGKTTFAKVITGYLSAESGEINYKPVKNKPYPVQLIWQHPEQSVNPKWRLQKVLEEAGEINKQLLDQLNIPFEWLPRYPHQLSGGQLQRICIARCLLTNPSYIIADEMTTMLDPIAQAEIWQLVTEYVKNNKVGLLIISHDRLLLDNLCEKVIDFTQFVKPTDDLSRNNHEGVRK, from the coding sequence ATGCTAAAGGTAGAAAAGCTATCTTATACTTTACCCAATCGAAAAACGCTTTTTCGCGATATTTCTTTGACTCTGGCTAAAGGGGAAATTGTTGGACTAAGTGGTGCAAGTGGGGTGGGAAAGACGACATTTGCCAAAGTGATAACAGGCTATTTGTCAGCTGAATCTGGAGAAATCAATTACAAACCAGTAAAAAACAAACCTTATCCTGTCCAATTAATATGGCAGCACCCGGAACAATCGGTCAATCCAAAGTGGCGATTACAGAAGGTATTAGAGGAAGCGGGAGAGATAAATAAGCAATTGCTTGATCAATTGAATATACCTTTTGAATGGTTACCGCGCTATCCACATCAACTTTCAGGAGGCCAACTACAAAGAATATGCATAGCACGATGTTTATTAACGAATCCTTCTTATATTATTGCAGATGAAATGACGACAATGTTAGATCCGATCGCACAAGCAGAAATATGGCAGTTGGTAACGGAATATGTCAAAAACAATAAGGTGGGATTACTTATTATTAGTCATGATCGACTTCTGTTAGACAATCTATGTGAAAAAGTAATAGATTTTACGCAATTTGTGAAACCAACCGACGATCTATCTCGTAATAATCATGAAGGGGTGAGAAAATGA
- a CDS encoding ABC transporter substrate-binding protein yields the protein MIILIGCSDKPTPETNANSDQVNHLTLAIGGEPEDGFDPTTGWGRYGSPLFQSTLLKQNNEMEIRYDLATDYHVSEDGLTWNVTLRDDVQFSDGEPLTAGDVIFTYETAKKAQSVVDLANLESMDKEGDYQITFHLAQPQSTFLYTMQRLGIVPEHAYDKNYAENPVGSGPYRLVEWRKGEQLIVERNPRYYGNESEFEQLTFLFAGEDQAIAAAKAGQVDVLSVPITMADQEIEGMQQLSLQSVDNRGVMLPYPEPTTNDEEEQVGNAITSDPAIRKALNYAINRQEIVEGVLNGEGTVAYSSADGLPWGNPDTMIEDGDQERAEQILTDAGWQRGKDDIFEKDGQKASMTLYYPSGDQMRQSLSLVFADMMNQFGIEVTTEGASWSEIEREMHANPVMMGWGSHDPIELYSLYHSSMQGIDYYNANYYQNEQVDHYLDQAIHARTEEEAYENWQLAQWDGDTGMSTIGDAPWLWLVNLNHIYYVNENIEIGEQKIQPHGHGWPITDFITEWQVIE from the coding sequence ATGATTATCTTAATAGGTTGTAGTGATAAACCGACACCTGAAACAAACGCAAATTCTGATCAAGTAAATCATTTAACATTGGCAATAGGAGGGGAGCCAGAAGACGGCTTTGATCCGACTACTGGCTGGGGTAGATATGGTTCACCACTTTTTCAAAGTACCTTACTTAAACAAAACAATGAAATGGAAATTAGATATGATCTGGCAACGGATTATCACGTGTCAGAAGATGGTTTAACTTGGAATGTAACTCTTCGGGATGACGTGCAATTTTCCGATGGTGAACCGTTAACAGCGGGTGATGTGATTTTTACATATGAAACAGCAAAAAAAGCCCAATCGGTTGTTGACTTAGCCAATCTTGAAAGTATGGACAAAGAGGGTGACTATCAGATAACTTTTCACCTTGCACAACCTCAGTCGACTTTCTTATATACGATGCAAAGGTTAGGAATTGTACCGGAACATGCATATGATAAAAATTATGCAGAGAATCCGGTCGGTTCGGGTCCTTATCGATTAGTAGAATGGCGAAAAGGAGAGCAATTAATCGTAGAAAGAAATCCTCGATACTATGGTAATGAGTCAGAATTTGAACAGCTCACCTTTTTATTTGCGGGAGAAGATCAAGCAATTGCAGCAGCAAAAGCAGGACAAGTCGATGTTTTATCTGTCCCCATTACAATGGCTGATCAAGAAATCGAAGGGATGCAACAACTCTCCTTACAAAGTGTTGATAACAGAGGGGTAATGCTGCCATATCCTGAGCCGACAACGAATGATGAGGAAGAGCAAGTCGGCAATGCTATTACATCAGATCCTGCAATCCGAAAAGCGCTCAATTATGCAATTAACCGCCAGGAAATCGTAGAAGGTGTTCTGAATGGTGAAGGAACAGTTGCTTATTCCAGTGCGGATGGCTTACCATGGGGAAACCCTGACACAATGATTGAAGATGGTGATCAAGAGCGCGCCGAACAGATTTTAACAGATGCAGGCTGGCAACGTGGAAAAGATGATATTTTTGAAAAAGATGGACAAAAGGCTAGTATGACGTTGTATTATCCTTCAGGTGATCAAATGAGACAATCCTTATCCCTTGTGTTTGCAGACATGATGAATCAGTTTGGTATAGAAGTCACAACGGAAGGTGCAAGCTGGAGCGAGATTGAAAGAGAAATGCATGCTAATCCAGTCATGATGGGTTGGGGAAGTCACGATCCAATTGAACTATATTCTCTTTATCATTCTTCCATGCAAGGAATCGACTATTATAATGCTAATTATTATCAAAATGAACAAGTGGATCACTATTTAGATCAGGCAATTCATGCACGTACAGAAGAAGAGGCATATGAAAATTGGCAACTGGCCCAATGGGATGGCGATACAGGTATGAGTACGATAGGGGATGCGCCATGGCTCTGGCTAGTAAACCTTAATCATATTTATTATGTTAATGAAAATATTGAAATAGGCGAACAAAAGATACAACCACACGGACATGGGTGGCCAATTACTGATTTTATTACAGAATGGCAAGTAATCGAGTAA
- a CDS encoding ATP-binding cassette domain-containing protein codes for MKTILEVNQLSVFHQESAHCLLKDIHFSLTKGQVLALVGASGSGKSLLAQSIFQLLPENLRQKGDVLYSGRQVNEQDRGTNIVLIPQSVAALDPLMKVGKQIEGLIQAGNPHQMMLDLLARLGLDADIATRYPFQLSGGQARRVLAMIALGSPANVVIADEPTPGLDQEAKNEMIALLKQVKQAGKAILLITHDFDVALQLADQVAVLEQGSIVEVADVEHFSGEGEKLTHPFTKALWQSLPQNLFKI; via the coding sequence ATGAAAACTATTTTAGAGGTTAATCAACTATCTGTTTTTCATCAAGAGTCAGCGCATTGTCTGTTAAAAGATATTCATTTTTCATTAACCAAAGGACAAGTGTTAGCCCTTGTAGGTGCCAGTGGCTCAGGAAAGAGTTTATTAGCTCAATCTATCTTTCAACTGTTACCAGAAAACCTTCGTCAAAAAGGTGATGTGTTATATAGCGGTCGACAGGTTAATGAGCAGGACCGTGGAACAAATATCGTATTGATACCACAATCAGTAGCAGCACTTGACCCTTTGATGAAAGTTGGTAAACAGATAGAAGGGCTGATTCAAGCAGGGAATCCTCATCAGATGATGCTCGACTTATTAGCACGATTGGGACTGGATGCGGATATTGCAACACGTTATCCGTTTCAATTATCTGGTGGGCAAGCCCGGAGAGTATTAGCAATGATTGCGTTAGGCAGTCCTGCCAACGTAGTGATAGCTGACGAACCGACTCCGGGACTTGATCAGGAAGCTAAGAATGAAATGATTGCTTTATTAAAACAGGTGAAACAAGCAGGGAAGGCAATTCTCTTGATTACCCATGATTTTGATGTGGCGCTTCAACTAGCTGACCAAGTAGCAGTTTTAGAGCAGGGAAGTATCGTCGAAGTAGCCGATGTCGAGCATTTTTCAGGTGAAGGAGAGAAGTTGACACATCCCTTTACAAAAGCATTATGGCAGTCTCTACCACAAAATCTATTTAAAATATAA
- the larB gene encoding nickel pincer cofactor biosynthesis protein LarB, giving the protein MLEDILGKVANGELSPDEAKEKLATFENLGFAKVDHHRKKRQGFPEVIFGEGKDASQIIDISRAMMVKKENILITRVTHSKAEEIIERLPDFQYDHTSRTLFMQNSLDSNHYKGYIAVVCAGTSDLPVAEEAAKTAEAYGVEVRRFYDVGVAGIHRLMAHIDEIRGATVSVIVAGMEGALPSVVGGLASHPIIAVPTSVGYGANFQGLSALLTMLNSCASGISVVNIDNGFGGAYNAVMIHRIANRSS; this is encoded by the coding sequence ATGCTCGAAGATATCTTGGGAAAAGTTGCTAATGGGGAATTATCACCAGATGAAGCAAAAGAAAAGCTCGCAACCTTTGAAAACCTCGGCTTTGCCAAAGTCGATCATCATCGAAAAAAACGACAGGGTTTTCCTGAAGTGATTTTTGGTGAAGGAAAAGATGCGTCACAAATTATCGATATTTCCCGGGCAATGATGGTGAAAAAAGAAAACATTTTAATAACAAGAGTTACTCACTCAAAGGCAGAAGAGATTATTGAACGATTACCTGATTTTCAATATGATCATACAAGCAGAACCCTTTTTATGCAAAATAGTCTGGATTCCAATCATTATAAAGGTTATATTGCCGTGGTTTGTGCTGGTACTTCTGATTTACCGGTTGCAGAAGAAGCTGCAAAAACAGCAGAAGCCTATGGTGTGGAGGTTAGACGATTTTATGATGTGGGAGTCGCAGGGATCCATCGCTTGATGGCACATATTGATGAAATAAGAGGTGCAACGGTTTCTGTTATTGTAGCCGGGATGGAAGGTGCACTACCGAGTGTTGTTGGTGGTCTCGCTTCTCATCCAATTATTGCGGTGCCGACAAGTGTTGGCTATGGTGCTAACTTTCAAGGATTGTCTGCTTTATTGACGATGCTCAATTCGTGTGCATCAGGAATCAGTGTGGTCAATATTGATAATGGCTTCGGTGGCGCTTATAATGCGGTGATGATCCACCGAATTGCAAATCGATCATCATAA
- a CDS encoding lmo0937 family membrane protein → MIWTIIGILLLAWIIGFLFEVAGGLIHILLVIALVVFIAKMIRN, encoded by the coding sequence ATGATTTGGACAATTATAGGAATTCTACTGTTAGCATGGATTATTGGCTTTTTATTTGAAGTTGCAGGTGGACTAATACACATTCTACTAGTGATTGCACTTGTAGTCTTTATTGCAAAAATGATAAGAAATTAG
- a CDS encoding PH domain-containing protein produces MREQPNERIATDAIKAWKLTAQLIAIIPLLLTIAAFVVAYFFDFLSYWLGIVLAVFTVLECTITILIIPKLRWRRWRYQIYEQEIYIQHGILIVTRTVVPMIRVQHVDTQQGPILKKYGLATLQISTAATTHEIPALLEAEAADLRDQISELARVEQDDV; encoded by the coding sequence ATGAGAGAACAACCTAATGAAAGAATTGCCACGGATGCGATTAAGGCGTGGAAATTAACAGCGCAACTCATTGCAATTATACCGTTATTACTAACTATTGCAGCATTCGTTGTAGCGTACTTTTTCGATTTTTTATCGTATTGGCTAGGTATCGTACTAGCGGTTTTTACCGTTTTAGAATGTACAATCACTATACTTATTATTCCAAAATTAAGATGGAGAAGATGGCGCTACCAAATCTATGAACAGGAAATATACATACAGCACGGAATTTTAATCGTGACCAGAACCGTGGTACCGATGATAAGGGTACAGCATGTCGATACACAACAAGGTCCGATTTTAAAAAAGTATGGATTAGCGACTTTACAGATCTCAACAGCTGCTACAACACATGAAATACCTGCTTTATTAGAAGCAGAGGCAGCAGATTTACGTGACCAAATCTCCGAATTAGCGAGGGTGGAGCAAGATGATGTCTGA
- a CDS encoding ABC transporter permease produces the protein MAVAIIKKLLRLVLLLFAVSLLTFLLVSMSPVDPVRAYIGADMLLVSPEQRELIEAYWGLDQSLFTQYLQWISSILSGDFGTSLIHRVPVMDVIADRFFSSILLIALAWLMSGILGIVLGSIAAMKKGTWIDRFIKGYCYLLLSTPGFWLGILLMMVFSVWLGIFPTGLSAPIGITTSEVTFADRLYHAILPALTLSIIGVANVCLHTREKLLDVLKTAYILQARANGYAGIRLFMRHGLRNMLLPAISVHFASFGELFGGAIIAEQVFSYPGLGQAVVDAGLQGDMPLFLAIVLISAIFVFVGNWIADILYLVLDPRLRKGGSRS, from the coding sequence ATGGCAGTTGCGATCATAAAGAAATTATTACGGCTAGTTTTATTGCTGTTTGCGGTTAGTCTCCTTACTTTCTTGCTGGTCAGCATGTCTCCAGTTGATCCGGTACGAGCATATATTGGTGCGGATATGCTGCTAGTTAGTCCAGAGCAACGGGAGCTGATCGAGGCGTACTGGGGCTTGGATCAATCACTTTTTACCCAATATCTACAATGGATTTCTAGTATTCTGTCGGGTGATTTCGGTACATCGCTAATTCATCGAGTTCCTGTTATGGATGTTATAGCAGATAGATTCTTCTCTTCGATTCTATTAATTGCTCTTGCTTGGCTAATGTCTGGAATTTTGGGGATTGTGTTAGGATCTATTGCAGCCATGAAAAAGGGAACATGGATCGACCGGTTTATTAAAGGGTATTGCTATCTGTTACTTTCTACACCAGGATTTTGGTTAGGAATATTACTCATGATGGTATTCTCAGTCTGGCTGGGTATCTTCCCGACTGGCCTGAGTGCACCAATAGGCATAACTACTTCGGAAGTAACCTTTGCTGACCGTCTCTATCATGCGATTTTACCAGCTTTAACACTTAGTATTATTGGGGTTGCTAATGTTTGTCTACATACAAGAGAAAAATTGTTAGATGTGCTTAAGACCGCTTATATTTTGCAGGCGAGAGCGAATGGTTATGCAGGCATTCGTTTATTTATGAGACATGGCCTCCGTAATATGTTGTTACCGGCTATTTCAGTACATTTCGCTTCATTTGGTGAATTATTTGGTGGTGCGATTATAGCAGAACAAGTTTTCAGTTATCCCGGATTAGGACAAGCAGTGGTGGATGCAGGTTTACAGGGAGATATGCCACTTTTTCTAGCAATTGTGCTGATTAGTGCTATCTTTGTTTTCGTTGGTAATTGGATAGCAGATATCCTATATCTCGTTTTAGATCCGCGTTTACGAAAGGGAGGGAGCAGGTCATGA
- the zupT gene encoding zinc transporter ZupT yields the protein MELEGVVWAFSLTLLAGLATGVGSVLAFFTSNTNTKFLSWALGFSAGVMIYVSMVEIFVKAQDSLVGELGDTKGAWLTVIGFFAGMVLIALIDKFIPKQGNPHELKKVEDMNKDPNGDGSLLKMGTFTALAIAIHNFPEGIATFTAALQDPSLGVAIAVAIAIHNIPEGIAVSVPIYFATGDKKKAFKLSFLSGLSEPIGALAAFLFLMPFLSEVLFGMIFAAVAGIMVFISLDELLPAAKKYDEAHTSIYGLITGMAVMALSLLLFI from the coding sequence ATGGAATTAGAAGGAGTGGTATGGGCGTTTAGTTTGACATTACTAGCGGGGTTGGCAACAGGTGTTGGTAGCGTACTGGCGTTTTTTACGTCCAATACAAATACAAAATTTTTGTCATGGGCATTAGGGTTTTCAGCTGGTGTGATGATCTATGTCTCGATGGTAGAAATTTTTGTGAAAGCACAAGACTCGTTGGTAGGAGAATTAGGGGATACAAAAGGAGCTTGGTTAACAGTTATAGGATTTTTTGCGGGTATGGTTTTAATAGCATTAATCGATAAATTTATTCCAAAGCAGGGGAATCCGCACGAGCTGAAAAAAGTAGAGGATATGAACAAAGATCCAAATGGTGATGGTAGTTTATTGAAAATGGGTACGTTCACTGCACTAGCCATTGCCATTCATAACTTTCCTGAAGGGATTGCTACTTTTACGGCTGCATTACAAGATCCTAGTTTAGGGGTTGCCATTGCCGTCGCAATAGCGATTCACAATATTCCGGAGGGGATTGCTGTTTCGGTTCCGATTTATTTTGCCACAGGAGATAAAAAGAAAGCTTTTAAATTATCCTTTCTATCAGGATTATCTGAACCTATCGGTGCGTTAGCAGCCTTTTTATTTTTAATGCCTTTTCTATCAGAAGTGTTGTTTGGCATGATTTTTGCGGCCGTTGCTGGTATCATGGTATTTATTTCTTTAGATGAACTACTACCAGCAGCAAAGAAATACGATGAAGCTCACACATCTATATATGGCCTTATTACAGGGATGGCAGTAATGGCACTAAGTTTATTATTGTTCATTTAA
- a CDS encoding PH domain-containing protein, with product MSEPKRLHPAGMIFNIIQAIRQSVFGFLPIVIIAVGNDAWFYVILGASILIGLIILFSVLSWFRYTYQLEEDQIRIEQGILIRKKRTISKHRIQSIDLSQNIIHRIFGLTKVQIETAGSDHRIDAALSAVTMADGKMLHDQLKYKQQAAVVDENEGPAQELNKEVPEKDYPQKKVTPKALIVAGSTSGSFGIILGLFGLAFSELETFIPDRFYNQATEWVFSQAVQVLIAFAIIVLILLWMLGVLQTLIQYWNFTITRYDKELFITRGLLEKKQSTIPLKRIQAVGIKETIIRQPLGLASVYVEIASGEIGQNQDMHTLIFPLMRKKHIPSFLKELLPEYRYQPEGMVKLPTKALPYYMVRTVLIPLIVTIVIAIQFFEFAWIPLIVTLLACIYGYFQFKTTGYLIQDQQLLVQTRTISKDTALVPHKRLQSLQKKQHILHRKQGLATLDTAILNKFVGRHFIVRELRVEDVDHIAEWYSYREKPL from the coding sequence ATGTCTGAACCAAAACGACTACACCCAGCAGGAATGATATTTAATATCATTCAGGCAATCCGTCAATCCGTATTTGGCTTTTTACCAATTGTCATTATAGCTGTAGGGAATGATGCATGGTTTTATGTCATTCTAGGTGCCTCCATTTTAATCGGTTTAATCATTTTATTTAGTGTATTATCCTGGTTTCGCTATACCTATCAATTAGAAGAAGATCAAATTCGAATCGAACAAGGTATTCTGATAAGAAAGAAACGAACGATTTCGAAACACCGAATTCAGTCGATTGATTTGTCGCAAAATATTATTCATCGTATTTTTGGTTTAACAAAAGTACAAATTGAAACAGCTGGCAGTGATCACCGGATTGATGCGGCCTTATCTGCGGTGACGATGGCAGATGGTAAAATGCTTCATGATCAGCTTAAATATAAACAACAAGCGGCAGTAGTAGACGAGAACGAAGGACCCGCCCAGGAACTGAACAAAGAAGTGCCAGAAAAAGATTATCCTCAGAAAAAAGTTACACCTAAAGCATTGATTGTTGCTGGTTCAACTTCAGGAAGCTTTGGAATTATTCTTGGTTTATTTGGTTTAGCATTTTCAGAGTTAGAAACGTTTATTCCAGACCGATTCTATAATCAGGCAACAGAATGGGTGTTTTCTCAAGCGGTTCAAGTGTTGATCGCATTTGCTATTATCGTATTAATTTTATTGTGGATGTTAGGTGTTTTACAGACCTTGATCCAATATTGGAATTTTACGATTACCAGATATGACAAAGAATTGTTTATTACGAGAGGGTTATTAGAAAAGAAACAATCGACCATTCCATTAAAAAGGATACAAGCGGTTGGTATTAAGGAAACGATTATTCGGCAACCATTAGGGTTAGCATCAGTTTATGTCGAGATAGCCAGTGGAGAAATAGGTCAGAATCAAGACATGCACACGTTAATCTTTCCTTTAATGCGCAAAAAACATATCCCAAGCTTTTTAAAGGAATTACTACCTGAATATCGCTATCAGCCTGAAGGAATGGTGAAATTACCGACTAAGGCATTACCTTATTATATGGTTCGAACAGTTCTAATTCCATTGATCGTAACGATTGTCATTGCCATACAGTTCTTTGAATTTGCTTGGATACCTTTAATTGTGACGTTACTCGCCTGTATATATGGTTATTTTCAATTCAAAACAACGGGATACCTTATTCAAGATCAGCAATTGCTGGTACAGACTCGTACTATTAGCAAGGATACCGCTCTAGTACCACACAAAAGATTACAGTCCTTGCAGAAGAAACAGCATATTTTACATCGAAAACAGGGATTAGCAACATTAGATACAGCAATCTTAAATAAGTTTGTTGGTCGTCATTTCATCGTAAGAGAATTAAGAGTGGAGGATGTAGATCACATAGCAGAGTGGTATTCATATCGGGAAAAACCACTTTAA
- a CDS encoding gluconokinase produces MEEVVIGLDFGTTSVKAVAFDLKGKVKAEAEQLIETYYPAPSFVEQKPDEIEASTRKVLADIFVETQQQNVLSVGISCAMHSLICVDQNGKPLSDMSIWSDGRSSELVTDLDPAVKKSVYSKTGTPIHPMSPLLKLMWMKENNYEPYQNAAYFMSMKEYLLFQWFDKRIIDYSMASATGLMNVKSLDWEEEALELAGVKRSQLSEIVGPTEIVEGLKTEIATELGWPEGTPLVIGAADGQLANLGNGAIKPGEVAVTVGTSGAIRQLISGQHVNENGETFSYAFTSDTSIIGGPTNNGGIALQWLKDMMEFEGSHEQFLAGAEEVEIGADGLLFVPYVNGERAPVWNQKARGNFYGLSVTHRRRHLVRAVLEGIVFNLYQIGQSLEEIAGVPTTISVNGGLSKSPLWVQILADVFGQEIQLADTHHGAAWGAGWTALVATGKVESFEKIKENIPIDQVVKPNMVNHEKYKEAFTKYQQIAKDIEKYF; encoded by the coding sequence ATGGAGGAAGTAGTAATTGGTCTTGACTTTGGGACCACAAGTGTGAAAGCAGTAGCATTTGATTTAAAAGGAAAGGTAAAAGCGGAAGCAGAACAATTGATTGAAACTTATTATCCAGCACCATCTTTTGTGGAACAGAAACCGGATGAAATCGAAGCAAGCACGCGAAAAGTGTTAGCCGATATTTTCGTTGAAACCCAACAACAAAACGTATTATCAGTTGGCATATCATGTGCCATGCACTCGTTGATTTGTGTTGATCAGAACGGGAAACCGTTATCTGATATGTCAATCTGGTCAGATGGTAGAAGCAGTGAATTAGTCACTGACTTAGACCCTGCTGTTAAAAAAAGCGTTTATAGTAAAACAGGTACACCAATTCATCCGATGTCACCATTATTAAAATTAATGTGGATGAAAGAAAATAACTATGAACCATATCAAAACGCTGCGTATTTTATGTCGATGAAGGAATATCTATTATTTCAATGGTTCGATAAGCGGATTATTGATTATTCGATGGCATCAGCTACCGGCTTAATGAATGTTAAATCATTGGATTGGGAAGAGGAAGCACTAGAGCTTGCTGGAGTTAAACGCTCGCAATTATCAGAGATAGTAGGGCCAACTGAGATCGTAGAGGGCTTAAAAACGGAAATTGCTACGGAACTAGGCTGGCCAGAAGGAACTCCTTTAGTAATAGGCGCTGCAGATGGTCAACTGGCCAACCTTGGAAATGGTGCGATTAAGCCGGGAGAAGTAGCGGTGACTGTGGGCACAAGTGGTGCAATCCGACAATTAATCTCCGGACAGCATGTTAATGAGAATGGCGAAACTTTTAGTTATGCCTTTACGTCAGATACCTCGATCATTGGCGGGCCGACTAACAATGGCGGAATTGCTTTACAATGGCTGAAGGATATGATGGAATTCGAAGGCAGTCACGAACAATTTTTAGCAGGAGCAGAAGAGGTGGAGATTGGTGCTGATGGATTACTGTTTGTTCCTTATGTGAATGGAGAACGTGCGCCTGTATGGAACCAAAAAGCACGCGGTAATTTTTATGGATTAAGTGTAACTCACCGCCGTAGACATTTAGTTCGTGCTGTATTGGAAGGTATTGTTTTTAATTTGTATCAAATTGGACAATCACTCGAAGAAATTGCTGGAGTACCAACTACAATTTCAGTAAATGGAGGATTGTCAAAATCACCTTTATGGGTCCAAATTTTAGCAGATGTGTTTGGTCAGGAAATACAACTAGCCGATACACACCATGGAGCAGCATGGGGAGCAGGCTGGACAGCACTTGTAGCAACTGGTAAAGTAGAATCATTCGAAAAAATTAAAGAGAATATACCAATTGACCAGGTTGTCAAACCGAATATGGTCAACCATGAAAAATATAAAGAAGCATTTACGAAATATCAACAAATTGCTAAGGATATAGAGAAGTATTTTTAA
- a CDS encoding ABC transporter permease translates to MKKNMLIPLLVFLVFYMLSFVISNDTIDLDLIGKNQAPSLLHLFGTDWLGRDMLLRTLKGIQLSITLGIVTALLSTCLGLLLSLLATVNPYLDKMVSWLIDLFLSLPHLVTLILISFVLGGGFKGVVIGLMLTHWPAITRILRAELLQLQTMPFVQISKRLGKGFWWRARHHFLPHLFPQLMVGFTLIFPHAILHEASITFLGFGLSAEQPAIGIILSESMQYLSSGMWWLSFFPGLTLLVMIMLFQRFANAFKLHLERDRSYENYFRG, encoded by the coding sequence ATGAAAAAAAACATGCTGATCCCACTTTTGGTATTTCTTGTTTTCTATATGCTGTCTTTCGTGATTAGTAACGATACAATCGATCTTGATTTAATTGGAAAAAACCAAGCTCCGAGTTTATTGCATTTGTTCGGAACCGACTGGCTTGGACGTGATATGTTACTCCGAACACTTAAAGGAATTCAACTTAGTATCACCCTCGGTATTGTGACGGCACTGCTTTCGACATGCTTAGGGCTTTTACTGAGTCTTCTGGCAACAGTCAATCCATACCTTGATAAAATGGTATCATGGTTAATCGATTTATTTCTGAGTTTACCGCATCTTGTTACATTAATACTAATTTCGTTTGTATTAGGTGGGGGATTCAAAGGAGTAGTGATTGGCTTAATGCTGACCCATTGGCCGGCGATAACAAGGATACTAAGAGCGGAGCTATTACAATTACAGACCATGCCATTTGTACAAATTTCAAAACGGCTTGGAAAAGGATTCTGGTGGCGGGCAAGACATCATTTTCTTCCTCACCTTTTTCCTCAATTAATGGTGGGCTTTACCTTAATTTTTCCGCATGCGATCTTACATGAAGCATCGATCACTTTCTTAGGGTTTGGTTTATCAGCAGAGCAGCCAGCAATCGGTATTATCTTATCGGAATCCATGCAATATTTATCTTCCGGTATGTGGTGGCTTTCCTTCTTTCCAGGTTTGACACTGTTAGTTATGATTATGTTATTTCAACGTTTTGCTAATGCGTTCAAACTTCATTTAGAAAGGGATCGGTCCTATGAAAACTATTTTAGAGGTTAA